The stretch of DNA aacttagaattgcactctcagtatatagaatgctctatatgttccaccatatagacacatcattagttatccattgttataatcctaatgtgatcaatgatcctctatatgaatgatctacactgtaaagggattagattaccattacaccctacaatgtatttattccttaaaacacttgaccctgtataaatgatatttcagcttatgtgaaatgagtactccaccatttatgttcgtttggtcaagctcgaaggagatcatcctttgcttactattcgccagatagaagctatagattccatgtttatgctagcgatcccactcaattgcactaccgtgttcccaaaatgtacgtatcaccctgacctaaaagtaggcttaactaacaaatcaaagaacacgaatagcctctcgagattgagcctaatcatatcaggattaagatcatttgatctaggatcaactaggcgatattgacttgaataaatattacggtaagtttaataaatctaagtcaaagttcaatatcggtcccttccgatgcatactccatgcatccaacctgagctttactttaaccaatgctctggaaagaacataacacttctccaaatgcaagtaaactctgttgtagattatcatatcagtaaaaccatgtgtctgataaatctaggaaactttattcacatagtcatgtttactttcaaatgtgttgacggcacaataaacaggatcaagtatgtgaaaagggtttcagatgaatttatacattatgtacatattaataagtaaatctgattatattgaaatgagttttatttagggcatgaaACCCAACATGTTCTTCATGGCTCGCAActttaacatggtatcagaacaCTTTCCTCCACTCAATGCTAACATGGCCACTGGTAGTGCTGCTGGGATCTCCAACAATGGATTGACCTTCAATGGAGCTCAAGCTACTCAAACCAGAGCTCAACCTTCTCATGAACTAGTGTACTTCAATCACAACATCTCAATTTACCTTAATGACAACAATTTTCTCCTGTGGAAATAGCATCAAAGAACCACAACCAGCTGAGTTCTTGACTGAAGAAGATCGTGTTCATAATAAAGTCAACCAGATCTTCATCGATTGGGAGGTGCAAGATCAACTTTTAGTCTCATGGTTGTTGTGCCTGTCAGTACTATTACTTTGGAATCTACATTCAGTACTGGTGGTAGACACGTGAGTTCACATCGATCGAGGCTTCATCCTTCTACATTAAAAGTATTAGTATGTACACAATATTGGTTGATGATTTACAAaaaattcttaacttttttacttttttattatggggtagaatatttttcaaaaatactgtataagttttatactgtgtactaTGTTAAGTTTTTACGGTTGTGTCATGGttatgtttttgttgttttacggttgttttataaaaaaaattatatttttgtaaaaaatttcgcatgacagtaaaattgtaaacttttgttcaaaatccagtatttttgtaaacacTCCTTAGTATTATTGGTGATCTCttttttgtataattattttttgatcGTTTTGAAAATGGTTGTGTATATTAAGATCAACATttcaataagatttttttttttttaaaaaaagtaaaatgttTAGTGCTTAATTAACTTAATAATATGTATTTcactaaattattttaagattttaaattcTTACTAGTAGTCATGATATAATTCTTAgagtaaatatcattttggatcctgtattttgtaaaagttactaattggacactctgttttgttaaatgacaaaatatattctatattttctaaaagggataattgcggcaaaagtcctcAAAAACTTAGAGTTAATGCAGATTCGTCAccaacctcaaaaattggcggtAATAGTCGCCAAGGTCTCCATTCTTGAAAGTCCGTTACTACCTATTTTAACTAGTCCGTTAGTTGTGTCAAATTTGCCACGTATTGAAGTTTCACCttataattttgattaaaaaatattaaaaaaatcccatatttttcttttattaaaaactaatttaaaacaaataaataataaactaaaataaataataataattaaaaaaaatacacaaaaccATTGCCAttgatttatgtattttttccaCTTCTGATTCGTCTTCTTCCTTAAATGGACACAAGCAAACCTTCTGCCCAGAATGTGCTACCATCTTCGGCCATCCCTGACTCAAACTAAGTCCATAATCAAGATCACCACCCTTCAAAATCCCAAACCCTAAAGTTTCTTCTCTCTATGTGAATCCTCTCTCACACGATTCTTCGCCCAACTTTAAAGGAGCATATCTTTTCGTCGTCGtcgtcttcttcttcaaccTCATTCCCTCTATTCTTCTTCAACCTCATTCCCTCTATTCTTCTTTGCAAATCTGGGTTAACAAGTCGAAGAACTTCTGCAAATCTGGAAAACGGAAAGAGGTAGACACAGAGAGGATGGcttgagaaagagaaagaacgAGAGAGGGAGGCGAGGCTTTAGGGAGTTTCGTTGGTCCGGGATCTTTGTAGGGATGTTGGTTTCGAAGATCCATGGCTGGAGATGACTCTACTGGCTGAGCAAAGGTTAGGATCGGTCATAATAGTAATCGAATTTCGAATTAATCAAAATCACTTCATAACCCTCTTCCTTTAAAGCCTTACAAGCTTGCCCAATCACAATCGGTCCTTGAAGTCCGTTGCCACATAATCGCTCCTCACCAAGTTAACTCTTTGAGTCTTGTTCTCCAGTTGAGCAAATTGAGTAGTCGGACCCTATGGACGAAGCTTCAAAGCAATAATAGAAGAAGATGCATTTCTTGGTCCTAGGAGCTTACTAAAGCCAAACAACAATCGAAAGGTGTTGGCTTTAGTGGAATAGAGGGTAGAggagaaaaataatatatttaactaacaatatatatatgagttgaaattttaatttgaatttgGAATTTGTCAAGAATGGTGTTTggaattttattgttattattttttgggttttcttTTGGTTATTATTTTCTGAGTTTTCTTTTGCTCTGGTCACCACAGGCCAAAGTGGAGGCCATGGATGACCTATCTCGGTCCTGAGATCTTGTGGTGGTGTCCTGAGATCTTGTGGGGGTACTCGGGTGGAGCTCTCATTACTGAGTGAAAGAAGacgaacaagaaaaaaaatagaaaagaaaaaaaaatataaaaaaaaataaattttagattttaaattatattttttaatttccttattttattttaattttttaattaaaattattatttggaccAATAAAAAATTGACACGTGGCATTTGATTTAGGTTTAACGATCAGTTAAGTTAGGGACCAACAAACTTACAAAAAATGTGACCTTAGGGACTATTACCGTCAATTTTTGAGGTTGGTAACTAATCTGCATCAACTCTAAGTTTTTGGAAATttttgccgcaattatcccTTTCTAAAATGGTATAAATAGAATCCTTAAccgattttttatttaaaaaattaataataatccgatctagaagtgttatgacaaaactagttatattttctgtatctgtttatattaaaaattgtctttatgttagttatattaaaataaaaattgttaaaaattgagttCAATGTCCTATTTTTAcagttttagaaaatacatagtctattttatcatttaataaaattgagggtccaattaataacttttataaaacataaggtccaaaatagtatttaccttattttttactaattatttcataagTTAGCTATTTTTGattattaatgtaaataatataaagtgAGATGgtttaagtaaaatatatttatttgatagAATATATTTAATGTGATATTTGGTGTGAATTATTGGAACTGTTccattaaaaagtaaaaaaaaaattatactaaattaGTGTAAATTCTACCCTTAATTAATATGATAATTGGAGATCGTCTAAATAATACCATTTTGATTATTAAAGTAGGGTGGTTTCCTTCAAGAAAGAagtgaaattaatattttattctttgttccttacaaaaaaaaatatattctatcCTAAGTTACACTGCCACATCATGAGTACAAATTGTGATTTGAAGGATTGAACAGAAGGAGTAAATGTATTCTATAACCATATAAAATTGTAGAGGACATATAGTCAAAGATCATATTAATAAATGCACTTAAATGATATATTGATATGTTTACATTccatttataataatttatgaaatattacaaataataTGTTCACACACACACGTCCTTTGACTAATGATGTCAATTTGTCTTCCCTTTTTTCATCGTTTTCTGTCTGTAGTAATCCCTCTttctttcttcatatttttttttctcaactcaacatatttaacatattatttttttcccaTATGGTATGGTTATTCATGATGTTGTGAATAAACAATGGAGTGATGTTGTAATGGAGACAGATTTTCTAAATATTGTTAATGATATTAGTTCTAACAAACCTATGGTTATTCATGATTGTAAGGTATTGGTAGTAGAATTGCCCCTAATTTTAATTTCCTTTGTAAAATGATCCGCAATAAAGTTGTGTACGCTTTAGCACGTAATTCTATTCACATGGTTGATTGTACATTCGGTATGGCTTCTTTACCTGCTGAAATTTTATTCTTAGTTTTGGATGACTTAACTTAATaaagtattttctttttttcaaaaaaaaaaacaacatattattttttcacctacaaaaacatattattattttctcaatatatataaaatgctAAAAGAATGATTAAGTACCAAATACCAATCACTATGGAAGATAACTGATAACATATCTATTAGAGAATTGTTAAAAGATATTATTGGTACCTAGTACTTTTTTGTGTTATACTACTATTAGTGCAATTATGTAATAGATCTTTTGAAACTtaagaaaaaaacttttaaAGAATAACCAATAGGTCACCTATAAAAAGTACTGGATagtctaatagcaatgctctatttattattgatgctaATTAAGGGTAGTCATCTGATCCAATCTAACTTTTTTTTCCTcgtccgatccaatccaattttaATTAGATTTGGAAAATTATCATCCGATACaatccaattagacctcaaaatccaatccaattactaattagatGGATGAagtttttaattggatatctaattacataactaaatttcaatattaaattaaaaatatataaaaaaaaaatacgtaaAAATTAAGGTCGTTTAGTAAcactttgttttttaattttttattcccaaaataaaagtaaaatatgaaaatattactGGTGATATATAATTGAATTGATTTTGATATTGTCCACCCCAATAGTAACCAAAACTAGCTGATAGAGGAAAATATTATCTTgggaaattctacaatgcacctctTAAAAGGGATACATTGATGCACTCTTATCTGTTTTAgcacccgaaataattttttagtcaaattttttctcatggtcatgtacgttatagttatttaagacatcctgcaaaattttaagaaatttggaaaagtttaacacgccgaattcaaacagtgtattgcgcgcgtgactattttattttatagttctgtaaaatagattgtttgaatattgttttctatattgtaaattattcagaatttctcaaaattttgtagattatcttaaatagttataacgtatatgaatatgaaaaaaaaatagactaaaaaaattTTCTAAATACCGAAACAAGTCAAGAATGTATCAGTACATACCTTTTAAGGGGTGCATTCTAGAATCATCATATTATCTTTTATCTTATGGAAGagaaaaaaaacatgaaaatattaatgGTGATATAATTAACCTTATTAGCAATAACATTTTCTCCCGAAAAACGATATATCTGCGAGAAAATTAGCCCAAGTCGAAATTGCTGATTCACGTATGAGAAGGATTTCAACCTCACATCCAGAAATTCATGGAGCCAAAAAAATATAAGccgttgttgttattattattattattttcttttatttcatttcagatgaatataataataatatattgtaataGGTATATACAATAACGgaaacacaaaaataaaagggTTTTGGCAAAGGATGTTGAATTAAATGCATTAATAAAGGTctgacacaaaaaaaaaatgcattaaTAAAGGTACATGAACAATTTGGAAACTTAATTAATTCAAACgacttatttgattttttttggtaataaaATCTGTAAAAATCTTAATATAATGATACTCATCCGATAAATGCGCTATTCTTTcccgaaatttaattttaggaatttttttttctttttttttttcaacccaacaaataatatattgtttaatatttgaatttattcagttatttttttttcccaacCTTTACGCCTTAAACCAGCTCAAAACTTCATTAGTCTCTCTATCGTCTCTCTGTCTTCTCTTTCCGCAAGAAAAAATGCAAATTGTACTGAGTATGGAGTTCAACTCTGGAGAAGAGAAAAACCACATATGCAGCTACTGTGGCAAAAGATTCAGCTCCGGCAAGGCTTTGGGAGGACACAAGAGATTTCATATCCAACAAAAACGTCAAGCTGCCGCCGAGGCCGTGGCCAAAGCTTGTACCGATCAAGACAGTGGTggtaataacaacaacaacaatggaAGTAGTAGGTTCTATTGTCCAGTGTGTCCCAAGCACTTTCCCTCATTGAAATCTGTATCTGGTCATATGAGAACTCATGGTGATAGGGTTTGGCGAGGGATTAACCCACCAGCACCAGCTGATAATAATCTTCATAACAAACCcactacaacaacaacaacaactgtTGATTTGCTGCAAAGTTTACCATCGAATTGGTCCAACATTGGCGGTAAGAGAGGTAGGAAATTTAATCCAGATACTACTAGTCCTAGTATTGCTGCAGCCATTCAACTAATCAAACTTTCTCAATCGAAAGATAGAGTTTTTACGAAACAAATTGGTGATGGGTATGAGGTAATAAAAGCAAATTCTTCTTCTAGTACTGATTATTATAATTCtgatcatcatcattatcatcaagAAAAATACCCTAGGGTTAGGGTtattaatgatgatgatgaagatgatgatttTATTAGTTTGAAAAGAAAGGTTATGATGATTAAGAAGAACAATGGAAGCGTTAATAGTAGTAGTAACAGTACCGAAACTACTACCGATCATAAAGATGATGAGAAAAACGTTTCTAATAAGAAGCTGAAGATTAGATTTGGTACTTCTTCGAATTCTACTAAATGTTACAAATGTAACAGTTGTGATAAATCTTTTACTACATTTCAAGCCTTGGGAGGACATAGCTCAACTCATAATAAAGATAATAATCACAAGAAGAATTGTACTACAAAGAAGATGGATTCCAAATTATTAAGGCCCAATAAGTACTTTTATGGTGATCAAGGTAGTGGTCATGGTGATGTGCTTCAGATTATGATGGGGTCTTCAATATCATCATCTTCTCAATTGATAGCAATGGATCATGGTGGAAATTGTAGTAGCACAGCTGCTGAACGACGTCGTACGCTTGATATAGATCTCAATGAATTGCCTGTTATGAGCGTAACTGATGTCTAAGAaaaatggttagatttgttctaatttttcttttatgttaattaagaattttttttctgTTCAGTtagatattttgtttttttgggtgtaaaaaaaagtttatttttaagaaCAATCTAGATCAGTTAGCTATCATTTTGCAATTTGTTTCTCTAAAAGTTCTTTTATGACTTTTCTATGTTATAGTTAGCTATTATCGTGTAGCTGATATAGGCTTGCAATTTTGAAATGTGTTTCGTGAATTAGCGTACAACCCGAAACAACCTTGTAATTGTGAGCAATAAACAACTGTTATTCTTTCTACACACCTCTTATTTGATTGTTCGGAAGAAAAACTCAGTTGAAGaaacatataaaacattttatttGAAAGAAATTGAATGTCCTTTCTCTTCAATTATTTCTCTCTgtgaattttataaaattaatatgattGTGGAAAGAGTTCTACATGGGATTATTACAAGTGTATATATGAAATGTTAACATAGAGACTTACACATTTGGGTATCCATTTTTGTGTGCATTATAACTTGGATCCTAAGTAAATGGTTGTCTTACCTGAAATTTAAGAGCGGTCCTAAGTTATTatgctaattaattatatttaggtcCTTAAGGCTTCTCCAAGAAAGGGGCATCTATgtaaaatgccatttttttttgttcccAAGCTTTGGCCACGGCCTCGGCGGCATATATGTCATACAcggtagatattttttttaataaatatttataattatttgatttattaatcaaattaaaaatttaatttttgaaaaattctaagtGCACATTCTAAAAATAATGTAATGATGTATTCTTATTTGTTgcacttaacaaatttttttagtattataattatttaaga from Cannabis sativa cultivar Pink pepper isolate KNU-18-1 chromosome 2, ASM2916894v1, whole genome shotgun sequence encodes:
- the LOC133034134 gene encoding uncharacterized protein LOC133034134, encoding MEFNSGEEKNHICSYCGKRFSSGKALGGHKRFHIQQKRQAAAEAVAKACTDQDSGGNNNNNNGSSRFYCPVCPKHFPSLKSVSGHMRTHGDRVWRGINPPAPADNNLHNKPTTTTTTTVDLLQSLPSNWSNIGGKRGRKFNPDTTSPSIAAAIQLIKLSQSKDRVFTKQIGDGYEVIKANSSSSTDYYNSDHHHYHQEKYPRVRVINDDDEDDDFISLKRKVMMIKKNNGSVNSSSNSTETTTDHKDDEKNVSNKKLKIRFGTSSNSTKCYKCNSCDKSFTTFQALGGHSSTHNKDNNHKKNCTTKKMDSKLLRPNKYFYGDQGSGHGDVLQIMMGSSISSSSQLIAMDHGGNCSSTAAERRRTLDIDLNELPVMSVTDV